The region TAAGGCTCCGTCCCTGGAAATCGATTCCGTTCAGGGCTGCAATCGCATCGGCAGCTCTATCCTCGGCCACTTCGACGAAGCCGAAACCCTTATCAGGGATAACGCGCACTTCAGCCGGGTCATAATCCGCGAACAAGCCGCGGAGCTCTGATTCAGTAGTGTGGTAGGGCAGATTCCCTACATATAGGCTTTTCAATGTCATCAATTATTCCCCATTTCCATATCATTAGATCATGTCTGAATTTGCCAGCTCCGTCTCCGTCCCGCATCACCGTCTCAAGAGAGCTGGTTCTTTTAAAGTATGCCCTGTGCTTCCCCGATATTATTCCGGCCATTGTTGTGGCGTCTGTGCCCATGTGGCAGCATCAGCGCCCATACCGGCGGTTGGTGCGACGCGCGGTCGTATCCCGTCCGGTTAGTCCACGGCTTCCACGCTCTCTACCTCAGGTATTTCAGCCTTTAAAGCCCGCTCTACCCCATTTTTCAGGGTAAGCCTGGACATAGGACAACCCACGCATGCTCCGGTCAGTCTAACTTTTACAATCCCACCGTCGATACCTACAAGCTCGACGTCTCCGCCATGGGCTTGCAGAGCAACCTTGATCTGATTCAGCACTTCTTCGACTTTTTCTTTTAACAAGTCCTTCACCCTCGTTTCCCCGCCCGTGAGAACCCATATCCATGAGGAGCAGGGCGGTTTATTTCCCCATGCAGCATTATTTTGTCGCCATCTCAATTATATAGTTTCATCCTTTTTGGGTCTATATAGTTGGATCAACCGATCAACCCCCGCCACCGCAAAAGTTGACGCCCAATAGCTGTGCCAAGAATATCTCAAGATGAGCTGATCTCAATGTCTAAGGATACCTCTACATTCGTGGAAGTATTCCAGGCGGTGATAGTATAGCGTCTCCCTTGAGGAACCCTTCTTCCCTGATTGTCCACCTGATTCCAGACCTCTCTGAACACCTGGGATTCACCGGGAGAAAGCGTCACCTCGGTGATCATCATTATGAACACCTTTCCGTGTGACCAGCGCCAAATCTCCTCGCCCCCGCTCATGATGAGGATGTCAAATTGCTGGCCTGTGCCATATTGCAGCGAAATTGGAGCCCCCGAGACGTTAGTCTTGGAGAATATGATTCGCACAGGTTCGCCCGGGTTATAAATACGCTGATTTGTATAAAGCATATAGAGGATGCCGCCTTCCAGGCGAGTCGCGTAGTTCCCACGTCGTCCTGGAGGGACAACTGGTGGCACCGTGGGGGGTACAACGGGCGGTCGCGGTGGTGGCACTGGCGGTGCTGGCGGCGGTGTTGGGGGTGCCGGCGGGGGACCGGTTACAGGGATCAAGATCATTTGGCCAGCGTAAATGAGGTCGGGGTTGGTGATGTTATTGGCTGCTGCAATCGCTTCAATTGTTGTTCCGTACCTGGCGGCGATCTCCGCCAATGTGTCGCCGGGCTGGACAATGTAGACCCTGAATCCTGGGACGACGGTTACGGGGGGCACTGGTGCCGGCGGCCCGGGCGGTCTGGGTGGGGTGGGTCTTGGCGCCGGTGGTCCTGGAGGGACGCCGGCGACGGGTATCATTAAAACTTGTCCAGGAAAGATCAGGTTCGGGTCGGGAAGATCATTTGCTCTGATGATCGCCTCTGGCGTAACACCATATTGTTGGGCTATGCGCCAGATAGTATCCCCGGCCTGAACAACATAGCTGATCATGGCCATTTACCTCCTCAGGAAGAGGCTTTCTTCCTTCAGCAATCTGAATACCTCATCTGGTCCTATGAATACGCTTCTGGGCCTGCTTATATCACATTATTAAAGTCTATGAAAGCATGACACTCTGATCCGCTGATTCGTCAATTTCGGATTACCTTGTATCTGGAGAAATGATAGATATGTCCGGCGCCTGGATTTGCCCCAGTCCACCGCAAGTGGGAGATCGCGGATATGAGGCCGCTCAGAGTGAAAGGTCATGGAATATCAGGCCGCTCAGAATAAAAGAAAAAGATCATGGAACGTCATGCTGCTCAGAGCGAAAAATCGCAGAATATCAAACCATTTAGGGCGAAAGGTCGCGGAATATCGGGTCGCTCAGAACGAAATTAGAGAGAAAGATCGCGGAATATCAAGCCACTCAATGGTTTAGGATAAAAGTATGTAGACTTTTGTGGCATTCTCTGGCCTGCCTTCACTACACTGCGAATATCATCGAGCCGGGTAGGGCTGAGGAAAAAGGCCATCTGACACCTGCCGTTCATTACCCTAGCTTGCGCTTCGCCGGGGTCTCGCGTATATGATAGATTTAGATCTGTTTCGCCCAATTCTCGCATCATGATGTGATTTATCAAGATTTCATGAAGCAGGGTGACATCCAGGTTCCCCCGCGGAGATGATGCTTCTTTGCCTAATAGCTTCTCGACTTGGGTCCTGGTAGCAGGGTCGTCCTTCATGATGAGACTGAAGTACCCCGCCTTATCGATGAGAACAAGAAATGAGTGTTCCTCTCCAGGCAATGATTCTGGCATAAGGTCCCCCATTTCTTCTATCGTGAAGAATCTTTCGGCGGCCTGGAGAAATCGAGATTTATCAAGGGCTTTGAAGTTCTCTAGCATGCGGTGGGTAGGGAAGACCGTAAGGTCTTGGGTATCCATATTAACCAGCCACATCATGACATAATCGGCTGGTATATTATTTCCAGCAACATAATTGGGCGCCATGCCCTCACTGGCCACCTTGGCTGATCTTATTTCATCCCGGTAGACCATTGCTGTTTCATAACGATGATGGCCATCTGCTATGTAGATCTGCTTGTCTAGAAAATATCGCTCCAATGATCTCACAAGGTCTTTATCGCAAAATGACCATACTCTATGGGAAATGCCATTGTCATCGGTGAGTTCCATAGCCGGTCTATTTGAAGAAATGATCTCTGAAACAATACTGTCAGCCCCTCCAGAGGGGTCTGTATACATACCGAAAATCGGGCTGAGATTTGCCTTGCAGGACCGCATAAGGGCCAGTCTATCCTGCTTGGGGCCTGGCATAGTATCCTCATGAGGCAGGATGATCCCCTTCTCGTATTCCTCTATCTTGACAGCTGCAATTATACCGCGCTGGATGAGGGAAGACTTTGGCGCACTTTTCACACTTGAAGGCCCTGACCTTCTCCCCGAATGTTCATCATCGGAAGCGGAGCTGTCAGAAAACTGAGCTCTGCCCGATGTTTGTTTCTTGCCATATGTAGGGAAGGCCTCAAGGGAATATTCTTCTTCATAAATGTATAAAGAAGGTTCTGAATCCGCCACGAGAATCCCTTCGGTCAGCCACCGACGGAACGCCTCGCCCGCGCGTATGTATTTATTTTCGTGCGCCCCATCCCCTGGCCTATCCTTCCCTAGGATCAGCCTTATAACGTTCTGGGGGTGCCTCTCATATAAGATGTTTTGCATTTCAGGGCTGATGACATCATAGGGCGGAGCTATGACCTTGGACAAATCCGCGATGCGCTCTTGGTTATAATGAATGCCCTCAAACGGTATGATTTCTGCCATATTATCGCCGCAAGGGAATGTGCATGATGGGATATAGATCTGTCGCGGCTTCTCTCCTTTCGTGGTTTAAGGAAATGCTATGGCCCTGCATGGCCCAGGCGGTTTTTTGTGCCATCTTGTTTATCCCGCGCCTCATACGCACTGGGGGTTTTTTCGTGCCAATTTTATCGCAATGACATGCGGAGGTCAATGTCGATATATGGAGGCCGATTTATGCATCCGGCCCAATCCTTGATGTCAATCACTCGCCAGCCAGGATGATAAAACACTTACCACCCGGCGGCAAGTGGTCATCTATCTAGCCCTTATCATAAAGCACTGCTAAGATTCCCGGCTTCGTTTACCTATGAAAGTTATATGTATCCCAGCAAGATCTTTTCATGCCAAGACCTGTGGCAAGGCCCTATTATCGGCAGACCCCGCACGTTGTATGTTTTAAATCTGAGTTTGCCTATATCTTGTTTATCCGTGGAAGGATTTTTATAATGAGGCTAGAATAATGCGGAATGGGAGATCTGCGAAGGAATTCGAGGAGGCATATCCTGGAAGTATGGGGCCTCCAAAGGATAGGGCAGGGGGATTTATTTTCGGGTGAAGATTGCTGTAGTTGATGGTCAGGGAGGGGGAATAGGCAGGAGCATCATTGAGCGTCTGAGACGCGATCTCACTCCGGAGGAGTTAGCTCGGGTGAGAATTATAGCGCTAGGGACAAATGCCCTCGCCACCGGGGCGATGCTGAAGGCAGGAGCTGATGAGGGGGCTACCGGCGAGAACGCTGTGGTTCATACGGTTGAAACCGTTGATCTCATATTGGGGCCTCTCGGTATTGTCCTGGCAAATTCGATGCTCGGTGAGCTTACTCCCAGGATGGCCAAGGCCATCACCACCAGCAGAGCCCGAAAGCTGCTCATCCCTATGAACCGGTGTGGGGTGGAAGTCGTGGGTATTCAGACCGAGTCCATGCCCAGGCAGCTGGAGATCCTAGTTGAGAAAGTGAAGGCAATGCTGTAGCGCGACGATCTAGCAGTCCGCGTCGCCAAATGTCGCCAAATATCGAAGAATGGATTTCAGACCACGAAGGTCTTTGAGTCTCAGTCTGAAGGCAGAGACTACTTCGCGGTCTTTTTTATTGCCTGATCTTCAAAAGGTGCCCTTTACGGCATATGAAATCAGGCGAGGCCGACCACCGCGAGCAGAATAATTCCTTGAATATATCAAAGGGGGTTATTTCATCATGGTTCGACCAGAATTGCGAAGCCTTATTCGTGGCGGGCTTTTTATCGCCCTTGGTATCGTTCTTCCAATAGCCTTTCATTCCATCGGCGCTGGTCCGGTTTTCTTGCCGATGCATGTGCCGGTACTGTTGGCAGGATTCATTGCGGGGCCCGCGACCGGAACCTTGGTAGGAATATTGACGCCTATTCTGAGCGCGTTCCTCACGGGAATGCCACCTCTTATGCCGCCGAAAGCCCAGATGATGATGGTGGAACTCGGCATCTATGGAATGCTTACAGGACTCCTCTATAGGACTGTGAAATGGAATCTGATACCATCCCTCGTAGTCGCCATGTTAGGCGGGCGTATCGCATATGGAATCCTAGGAGCATACTTGCTGCCGCTTTTCGGGTTCAAGGCTGTGCCGGTTTTCTATCCAATTACCGGGGGTATAGTGTCCAGCTTGCCGGGAATCGTGATACAACTGATCTTTGTGCCATCGATCGTCTGGCTCCTGGAAAGGCATGCGAAAAAGGAGAGTTCGGTGAGCCGGAGCTAGGGGCAGCGGACGCAGCATGACAGGGGTATGGATACTCCTCCCGGCGGACGCAGTATAGCCGGGGATGGTGATGCCGTCCCGTCGGACGCGACCTTGCTGCAGGTCGCTCTGTGATCCGAGGCCCTCGGGCTATATGGCCTCGGATCAAAGCCGCTGGGACGATACCGCCTATATCCGAGTCGCCACCGTTCAGACCAATGCCGATGGGATGAGCACCACAACCCCGAGTCTACCGGCTATAGATCAACGTTGCCGGGATGATGCCGCTGGAAGTACATGTAAAGAGACTGTCTACGAGATAGACAATCTACTGCGTTTGCTGTCTATAAAACAGGCAGGCTGCCAATGACGCACTCTGAAGCGAGAGCGCCGGTCGGGCCGGCATTAGGGATTACACTGGCGAAGATATCGTCACTTTAGACCTAGCATATTCCATAAAATCTCTCATTCCGGATACTTGCCTCCAGAATACTCCATTTGAGACGGGGGTGTTGAATTTGAGGGAAAAAGGAAGGCTGTGGATATGAAGCATCTGTGGACTTATGGATAACCCCTTCGGGGTTACTCAAAGGGTCCACAGATGCTTGGACAACGCTTCGCGTTGACTACATATCCACAATATCCACAGCCCCGACGACGCCGATCTGATTTATTGAAAAACAGAGAAAAGGCGAGATCGAGAGAGTTAGTCTTAAAACATTAAGATGAGTGGCATAATTTTCGGCACCTGAGGGTAGAGGCCGCCGAAATTCCAGCCACCTCTGCATCCAAGTCGGCTAAAATCTCGCCACCTCCAGCTAAGATATACCATAAAGTTCCTTCTTATGGATAATCATAACTTATAATCTTCCAATTCGAGGGCAGGGTGGCTAGAAATTCGCCACTCAGGTCCAGGGGCTGGCGAAATCTTGGCCACCCTTGAGCAAAACCTGCCTAAATCCTAGCCAGCTCAAGACGAACTTGATCCAGACTTTGCCAAAATCATCCCGACCTGACGAGAATATCACCATCCCGATAAGGAAGCTGACAGATTTTTAGCCACTTCTGCGGGGGACCTGCCTGCAGTCTCGTCACCTTCGGTCTAGGCTGACGGATTTTTAGTCACTCCCGCGCGCAACCTGCCTAAAAGCTTGCCACCCCCGGTTTAAGCTGACGAATTCTCAGTCACTCCCGCGCGCAACCTGCCTAAAAGCTTGCCACCCCCGGTTTAAGCTGACGAATCTTCAGCTAACTGCGCGCGGGACCTGGCTAGAGACTCATCATCGGCGATTTGATGTGACCGGAAAATCGCCACATGTTTCGAGGAACTGGCCGAAATATCGCCGGCTGACCCAGGTCCCGTTCTCTACCCTGAAAATCGATGGTGGCCATTTTCATCCGTCCGATGGTGCCGCCGCAGCGGCATGGGGGTCTACTTTGAAAATAGCTGAGCGCCATTTTCATTTTTCGTTGGTGCCGCCGTGGCGGCATGGGGGTCTACCCTTAAAATGAGCTACCCTTAAACCCACTTTCCGCATGTATAGTTTACCAAATGGCGTCGTAGCGCGGTTTATGGCCGATCAGAAAATTGTGAAAGGGTTAAGTCGAAATTTTATGCAAACTTTCGAACCTAGGTAGCATCGGTAATTGTAGACTGGAATATTCTACATGCAAAATATGGGCTTAAAATGAGCTGCCGCTGTTTTTACGCTCCTGATGGTGCCGCCATGGCAGCATGAGGGTCTGCCACTGAAAATAGCGGGGGCCGCTTCGGGGGATTTTCATCCTTCTGCTGGTGGTGCCGAGGTAGCATGGGGGTCTACCGAGAAACTGTGCATGATAATATGGCAGATCCCCATGCCGCTGAGCGGCGCCATTATGCGCCCGGCGAATCGGATACTGCGGATGGATGATGTTCTAAGTCTTGTCAAGGGGTGATCCTATGGATGATCTTATTATGGTGATCTTATTGCTTGTCGAGACGTATCACTCGATCAGATAGTTCGCATTTGAACCGCTGAGGTAGCGTTTTTATGTAGTCTACTAGGGCATCCAGGTCAATCGGCCCGGTCTCTTGATCTTTCGCCTCTTTGAAGACTATGAAGTTATCTCCTCCTGCTGCGAGGAACGAGTTGGCCACGACTGTATATGTTGCGGCTTTATCAATGGGTTCATCGTTCTCCAGCCATATCTCGACAACTTTGTCGCCGAAAGGACGGCGGTCGTCCCAGCTGTACTTGAGGCCTGAGATCTGGAGGAAGCGAGTCCGTATTTGATCTCCCTGCTTCTGCCATTGCTGGTTGAGCAGGGTATAGATCTGCTCTCCGGTCATCTTCATGGTCACCAGGTTATTTCCGAAAGGCTGAATCTCATAAAGTCTCCCCCAGGTGACAGGGCCTTGCTGGATGTCTGCCCGGATGCCGCCCGGGTTCATGAATGCCATTTGGGTCCCGGCCTTCCAGCGTTGCGCGTCTGCTATCAGATTGCCCAGGGCGGATTCCCCGGCAGGGGTCTGCTCCCGCGTTATATCTCCGGCAGCCGTGCCAATGACGGCCTCGATGCGCGGCTTTATATCAGCCGCATACTTTGCTATTAGTTGTTCAAATCGCGGTTCTGGCTTCTTTTCGTCTGCCCATACTGTGACGATTTCGCCAGTTGCCCGTGTCACATCGCCTGTCCGCCGGTTGATGATTAGATCCACATCAGCGAAAGCTGTGCCCTTGCTGTAGGCTTGGACTACAAGCTTTCCGTCCACCTCGCCATTCAGATAAGTATGTGTATGTCCACTTATTATCACATCTACGGCATCATCGATATTCTCCGCGATCATCCTGATCGGCCCCGTTATTTCGCCTGTTTTGCTATCCTGGATCCCGCCCTCATGGGCCAAGACCACTATGGCCTCGACTCCTTTGGCACGGAGTTCGGGAACATACTTATTTATGCTCTCGACAGGATCGAGGAATTCCACACCAGCAACACCTGTCGGCATGACGATGGTTGGGGTCTCCGTTGTCACGACTCCAATGAAACCTATAGGAATGCCACCTACAGTCTTTATTACATATGGCGGCAAAATCGGATCGCCAGTATCCTTGCTCACCACGTTAGCAAGCACTAAGGGGAAAGATGTCCCGGGCCAGTAACCTGTTGCCTGGTGGCGACCCCCATATTGCAATCTCAAGAGTTCTGACACACCCTCATCGAACTCGTGGTTGCCAGGGACACCCACATCAAACCCCAGGAGTTGCAAGACTTCCAGAGTAGGCTCGTCCTGAAACAGGGCAGAGATCGGTGGGCTTCCTCCGACCATATCCCCAGCATGAACCATAAGAGTAAGAGGATTTGACGCCTCTCGCTCCAGCAGATACGAGGCAAGATAAGCTACCCCGCCAGCCGGCCGGTTTGACACATTGGAGGTTTGAGTTAGACTGCCATGAAAATCGTTGATGCTCAAGATCTGGACTTCAAGGGTCCCATCATCAGCAAGGGACGGCCCGGTAATAGAGAAGCTGGCACATATCAATACCAATAACACCGCAGCCAGAAAACCACCAGTTTTTCTCCTTAACACCTGGATATCAACTCCTTCTGCATGTCTATATGGGATCCGACTCTATTTTTATACTCGGATCCCATTTTCCCTCCTTTTCATTTTAAGATTTCATCTTTAAGGAATTCTTGCGGATAGATCAACTGGTGGTAAAAAGCCTGCTATAGATTTCCATGATTGCGTCGAGATCACCGGACCTCTTGGCTGTTCTCAAAGTAGACCCCCATGCCGCTCCGGCGGCACCATCAGGGGGATGAAAATCTCCCGAGGAGGGCGCCGCTATTTTCGGGGCAGCTAGCTATACCCCTGTTGACTGCCCTTGATAGATTACTGTAACCTCATTGCTTCTAGTGCTCTCGTTGCCAGCTGCGTCAACCGCTGTTACCACATACGAATATGTGCAGCCCTCCTCGACCCGGGCATCCTGGAATGCTGTATCTGTTCCTATCGTCGCGATGACCTTATAGCCGCCAAATGGCAGATCGCGCCTGTAGACTTTGTAATTGGCAAGATCATTTTCAGGGGTAGGTGGAGCTTGCCAGGACAATTCCATAGCGTCCGGTCCCGCGGTCACCATAAGCCCGGAAGGAGGGGCTGGCGCCTCATTATATTCGGTTCCCACTGTAATGCCGCCGGATGAGAAGTCCCAGTTGACTGTTGTTGTTTTACCCGGGTTTATATCAATACTTGTCCAAAGGCTTTCATAGATCATGACTCCCTCTGCGTCGTAAAGCTTGATCATCATATCATAAGTTTTGGGTAATATGCCAGGTATTGTGGCGTGAATCGTATCCGTTCCCGGTTCACGTTCGATATCCACCTGACTGCGGAGGTTGGTGGAATCCTTATACAGGCGCAATTTATGAACATTTTGCTGGTTTGGTATAGCTCTGAGGTCTGCATGAAGCTCCAGGGTTCCGGTAGCAGGCTTGAGGACTATGTTGGAGCGAGCTTCCTGGCCCTTCAGCACTGCGACGCGCGAAGTTCCTTGATACATTATGTTGCCCGCCTCATCTTTCATGGACACAGTGACAGTCCACGGACCTACGAGCACCCCGGTGAAGATCACCTCAGCCGCGCCAT is a window of Bacillota bacterium DNA encoding:
- a CDS encoding NifU family protein, whose protein sequence is MLKEKVEEVLNQIKVALQAHGGDVELVGIDGGIVKVRLTGACVGCPMSRLTLKNGVERALKAEIPEVESVEAVD
- a CDS encoding ECF transporter S component, whose product is MVRPELRSLIRGGLFIALGIVLPIAFHSIGAGPVFLPMHVPVLLAGFIAGPATGTLVGILTPILSAFLTGMPPLMPPKAQMMMVELGIYGMLTGLLYRTVKWNLIPSLVVAMLGGRIAYGILGAYLLPLFGFKAVPVFYPITGGIVSSLPGIVIQLIFVPSIVWLLERHAKKESSVSRS
- a CDS encoding DUF1015 domain-containing protein, which produces MAEIIPFEGIHYNQERIADLSKVIAPPYDVISPEMQNILYERHPQNVIRLILGKDRPGDGAHENKYIRAGEAFRRWLTEGILVADSEPSLYIYEEEYSLEAFPTYGKKQTSGRAQFSDSSASDDEHSGRRSGPSSVKSAPKSSLIQRGIIAAVKIEEYEKGIILPHEDTMPGPKQDRLALMRSCKANLSPIFGMYTDPSGGADSIVSEIISSNRPAMELTDDNGISHRVWSFCDKDLVRSLERYFLDKQIYIADGHHRYETAMVYRDEIRSAKVASEGMAPNYVAGNNIPADYVMMWLVNMDTQDLTVFPTHRMLENFKALDKSRFLQAAERFFTIEEMGDLMPESLPGEEHSFLVLIDKAGYFSLIMKDDPATRTQVEKLLGKEASSPRGNLDVTLLHEILINHIMMRELGETDLNLSYTRDPGEAQARVMNGRCQMAFFLSPTRLDDIRSVVKAGQRMPQKSTYFYPKPLSGLIFRDLSL
- a CDS encoding LysM peptidoglycan-binding domain-containing protein encodes the protein MISYVVQAGDTIWRIAQQYGVTPEAIIRANDLPDPNLIFPGQVLMIPVAGVPPGPPAPRPTPPRPPGPPAPVPPVTVVPGFRVYIVQPGDTLAEIAARYGTTIEAIAAANNITNPDLIYAGQMILIPVTGPPPAPPTPPPAPPVPPPRPPVVPPTVPPVVPPGRRGNYATRLEGGILYMLYTNQRIYNPGEPVRIIFSKTNVSGAPISLQYGTGQQFDILIMSGGEEIWRWSHGKVFIMMITEVTLSPGESQVFREVWNQVDNQGRRVPQGRRYTITAWNTSTNVEVSLDIEISSS
- a CDS encoding RNA-binding protein, which encodes MTLKSLYVGNLPYHTTESELRGLFADYDPAEVRVIPDKGFGFVEVAEDRAADAIAALNGIDFQGRSLTVNEARPRPERTGGGGHHYRR
- a CDS encoding bifunctional metallophosphatase/5'-nucleotidase, which gives rise to MAAVLLVLICASFSITGPSLADDGTLEVQILSINDFHGSLTQTSNVSNRPAGGVAYLASYLLEREASNPLTLMVHAGDMVGGSPPISALFQDEPTLEVLQLLGFDVGVPGNHEFDEGVSELLRLQYGGRHQATGYWPGTSFPLVLANVVSKDTGDPILPPYVIKTVGGIPIGFIGVVTTETPTIVMPTGVAGVEFLDPVESINKYVPELRAKGVEAIVVLAHEGGIQDSKTGEITGPIRMIAENIDDAVDVIISGHTHTYLNGEVDGKLVVQAYSKGTAFADVDLIINRRTGDVTRATGEIVTVWADEKKPEPRFEQLIAKYAADIKPRIEAVIGTAAGDITREQTPAGESALGNLIADAQRWKAGTQMAFMNPGGIRADIQQGPVTWGRLYEIQPFGNNLVTMKMTGEQIYTLLNQQWQKQGDQIRTRFLQISGLKYSWDDRRPFGDKVVEIWLENDEPIDKAATYTVVANSFLAAGGDNFIVFKEAKDQETGPIDLDALVDYIKTLPQRFKCELSDRVIRLDKQ
- a CDS encoding DUF3842 family protein, yielding MKIAVVDGQGGGIGRSIIERLRRDLTPEELARVRIIALGTNALATGAMLKAGADEGATGENAVVHTVETVDLILGPLGIVLANSMLGELTPRMAKAITTSRARKLLIPMNRCGVEVVGIQTESMPRQLEILVEKVKAML